The sequence CAGTGGTTGGAAACCGGGCATCTGGCTGTAAACGTGACGCCAGCGTTCCTGCAACCAGTGAGCTAACGCGACAACGCGCCGGCTGGGGAGTACTGTCACCTGCAGCGGTTCACAGGCCCGCTGGAGCATGGGCAACATCGGCGCCCGGAAACTCCGGAGATGGGTAATGCTGTGCTGCTGCACCGGAGATGCCAGCGTTTCCCGCAGCCATTGACTATTCACCTGGTCGGGGGGACAAGTTTGGGCTACTTGGTTTTTCCCTTGGGGGTCGCACAACAACAGTTCCCAGAGTTTTTTACCCTGGTCGTCCACCACCGGGCGGGTGTAAAAATCCACCTCCCACACTACCCGCGCCATGACCCGCTGACGGCTAGTTCTCGGCTGGGGGCATAAATGTACTGGATGTAGTCCCGCACCATGCGGTCGGTATTGAAACGGGGCGCATTAGTACGGATGGACGCCTTCATGCGCTGGATCCACCGCCGGGGTAATCCCGCTTCGTCCCGCTCGTAGTACATGGGGACAATTTCTGTCTCGAGCAGGTGATACAGGGATTCGCTGTCTTGCTTGTCCTGCAATTCCTGATTGCTGGTGTGCAAGTCCTCGCCGATGGCCCAGCCGTTGACCCCCGGCACGTAGCCCTCGCACCACCAGCCATCCAGCACGCTGAAATTGATCCCGCCATTGAAACACACCTTTTGACCGCTGGTGCCCGATGCTTCTAAAGGCCGCCGGGGATTGTTCAGCCACAGGTCCACTCCCTGGATCAAACAGCGGGCCGTGTGCATATCGTAGTCCTCGATGAAGGCCACCCGCTTTTGCAGGTCCGGGTCGCGGCACCACTCCAGCAATCGTTGGATAATCCGCTTGCCCTCTTCATCGGCGGGGTGGGCCTTGCCGGCAAAAATCAACTGCACCGGTCGTTCGGGGTTGGTCAGGATGCGCTTGGCCCGGTCGGGGTCGCGAATGATGAGATAGGCCCGTTTGTAGGCACTAAAGCGGCGGGCAAACCCAATCGTCAACGCTTGGGGGTCCAGCCAGTGGGCAATCGCCTCCAATTGTTCCAGTGGCTCTCCCCGTTGCTGGCGACTGGCAAACAAGCGACTGCGGGTGTAACTAATCAACCGTTGCTTCAGCAGTTGGTGCCGTTGCCAGAGTTCCGCATCGGGAATCTGCTCGACCCGTTCCCAGATTTCTGGCTCCGTCACATGGGCTTCCCATTCGGGATGGACATAGGTGCGGAATAGGTCGCCAAACAAGGGCGCGGTCCAGGTCGGGGCATGCACCCCGTTGGTAATCGCACCGATGGGCACCTGCTCCACCGGCCGGTCGGGATAGAGGATGGACCACATCTGGCGCGACACTTCCCCATGCAACTGGCTCACCCCATTGGCCGCCCGCGTCAAGCGCAACGCCAGCACCGTCATGTTAAACGGCTCCCACGGGTCGCCCAACCGCCGCGCCCCTAACGCCAAAAACTGCTCCCGCGACAGGTGCAACTGGGGCCAGTAGGTGGCAAAAAACGAATCCATCAAATCCGGCGAAAAGGCGTCGTGACCAGCAGGCACCGGCGTATGGGTCGTAAACACGGACTTTTGCCGCACCCGGTCTTCCACCGCATAGAACGATTGTCCTGTGCGTTGCATCTCCAACCGCGCCAGTTCCAGCAAGGCAAATGCCGCATGACCCTCGTTCAGGTGATAGACCGCTGGCTGCAACCCCAGCTTGTCCAGCAGGCGCACCCCGCCAATCCCTAGCAAAATTTCCTGGGCAATGCGCGTCTCCTGATTGCCTCCGTACAGATGGGCCGTCAACCAGCGGTCAATCGGGTCATTCACCGGCACGTCCGAATCCATCAGGTACAAATCCGAGCGCCCGACCCGCACCCGCCAGACCTGGGCCACCACGTGCCGTCCGCGCACCTCCACCATCACCGTCAAGGGGCGTCCATCTGGTTCCCGCACCAATTCCAAGGGCATTTCCTGGAACTGGTTATCCACGTAGTAGTCCTCTTGCCAGCCCTGGCGATTCAAGCGTTGCCGGAAATAACCCTGGCGGTAGAGCAACCCAATCCCCACCATCGGCAAGCCCATATCCGACGCCGATTTCAGGTGGTCTCCCGCCAAAACACCCAGGCCGCCAGCGTAGAGGGGTAGAGATTCATGAATGCCAAACTCCGCACAGAAATAGGCCACCGGTTGCTGCGGCGTAATGTGGGGCGCCAGGGGACAGGTGCGGGGCTGCATATAGGCTTCAAAGCGAGCCGCCACGTTTTGCACCAACTGCACGTAATCGGGGTCTGTGGCCGCTTCGTCTAGCCGCTCCTGGCTCACCTTCTGCAAAAACAGCACCGGATTGTGGTGGCATGCCTCCCACAGTTGCTGGTCAATCGGTGCGAACAACCGTAACTGCTGACCCGACCACGTCCACCAGTAGTTAAACGCCAGCGTGGCCAAAGGCTGTAAAACGTTGGGCAAACGGTCGCGAATGGTCGTGAGCGGGTCCAACAGTTTCATGGCCAACCCATCAGATGAATACGTAGATTCAATATATATCTTGACCGCACCTGATGGGTCGCCCCCGGTTAAGCCCAGCCCGCCCGGTCCGTAATTTTCAGCGCCAATTCGTTGTTGCGGCCAAAGACGCTGGCGTTGATCGGGTCTTGCTTAAAGGTCCCAAAGCTTGCCAGGACGGGATCAATCGGCACCCCCGCTACCGCCGGATACTCATTATTCCCCCGCGCCAGCACGTCTTGGGCCTCCCGCGACGCCAGAAATTCCAAAAACCGCACGGCATTCCGACTATTCGGAGCACTGACAATCACGCCTGCGCCGCTGATATTCACGTGCGTTCCCCAGGAGTTTTGGTTCGGGAAAATAATGCCCATCTTTTGTCCGGCTTCTCGGTCGGCGGGATTGGGGGACTTGAGCAGGCGAATCAGGTAGTAGGTGTTACTGACCGCCAATGCCCCCACGCCAGCCGCCGCCGCCCGGATTTGGTCCGTATCACCTCCCTGGGGTGGTCGTGCCAGGTTTTCGGCAATTCCCCTTGCCCAGCGTTCGGTGCGCGCTTGGCCCAGGTGCCGGATTAAAGCGCCCACTAGCGACTGGTTGTAGATATTCCGGGACGAACGGATTAACACTTGCCCCCGCCAGCGTGGGTCGGCCAATTCCTCATACGTAGAAATGTCCCCCGGTTTCACCCGGTCTTTGTTGAACATAATCACCCGTGCCCGCCGCGTAAACCCAAACCAGTGGTTCCCCGGTTCCCGCAACGACGCCGGAATCGAACGGGTCAAGATGGGAGAATCCACTGGACGGAACAAGCCCGCCTGCTGCGCTCGCCACAGACGCCCCGCATCTACGGTAAACAGCACATCCGCCGGCGAATTGCGTCCCTCGCTGCGAATCCGCTCGATGAGCTCATCATCTTTGCCCTCCAACACATTCACCCGAATTCCCGTCGCCTGGGTGAACCGCCGGAACAACTCCTTATCGCTGTCGTAGTGCCGAGAAGAATAGACATTGACCACCCCTCGCTGGGCCAACGCCGGTTGGTAGGCGGTAAAGCGCCCGATTGTAGTCACCGTCACCAGAGACGCCCCACCAAGTAACACATCACGCCGCGAGATTCCCATAGTTGCTAAAAATTCCCAACAAACATCCTTTGCCGTGCTATTTTAGGATTACTGCGACTAAATGGCAACATTTTCCACGATCTTGTAACGTCGGGTAGCAGGCTAAGCCGGTAAGAGCGGAAATTCTGCTGCTGGCGCGGTTTACTGTTGGCAATAAATTTCACATCCTTACTGATGAGCGCTTGCAGATGGGGAGCGAAGGGACAGCGGGTGCGTTAAGATCATCGGCAATCGGTTTGGGGAGAGACAGCAGTGACAGTGCGGGTGCGGATTGCTCCGAGTCCGACGGGGAATTTGCATATTGGTACAGCGCGGACGGCGTTGTTCAACTGGCTCTTTGCCCGGCATCACGGGGGTGAATTTATCCTGCGGATGGAGGACACGGACCGAGAGCGCTCGCGACCAGAATTTGCAGAAAACATCATCAGCGGGTTGAAATGGCTGGGGTTGGACTGGGACATCGGCCCCATCTGGCAAACGCAGCGGTTGCACCGGTATCAGGAGGTGATTGCCCAGCTTCTGGCCCAGGGCTTTGCCTACCGGAGCTATGAAACGGAAGAAGAGCTAGCGGCGATGCGGGCGGCCCAGGAAGCCCAGAAACTTGCCCCCCGCTACAACAACCAGCACCGGCATCTGACGCCGGAGCAGGAAGCCGCCTTTCAAGCCCAGGGACGCAAGCCCGTGATCCGGTTCAAGATTGACGACGAGCGGGAGATTGTCTGGCACGACCTGATACGCGGAGAAATGCGCTGGCGCGGGAGTGACCTGGGGGGCGACATGGTAATTGCGCGGGCGGACGGCCAACCCCTGTACAACTTTGCGGTGGTGGTGGATGACGTGGATATGCAGATTACCCATGTAATTCGGGGAGAAGACCACCTAGCCAACACTGCCAAGCAGATTTTGATTTACGAAGCGCTTGGGGCACCCATACCCGCCTTTGCCCACACGCCGTTGATTCTCAACCCCGAGGGGCGCAAGTTATCCAAGCGGGACGGGGTGACATCTATTTCTGAATTTCGGCAGATGGGGTACGTCGCGCCGGCGCTGGTGAATTACATGGCCCTGTTGGGCTGGTCGCCGCCGGAGGGCAAAGAGCTTTTGACGCTCCAGGAAATGGTGCCCCTGTTTTCCCTGGAACGGGTGAACAAAGCAGGCAGCAAATTTGACTGGGACAAGTTGAACTGGATCAACAGCCACTACCTGCACCAGATGTCACCGGCCCAACTGGTCGCCGAACTGGTGCCGTTTTGGCAAGAGGCGGGATATGCGGTGGAGCCGGAACGAGACCAACCTTGGTTAGAGCAGGTGGCGGCGTTGATTGGTCCCAGCTTGGCCACGTTGAAAGATGGGGTTGCCCTTGCCCGTTTCTACATGACCGAGCAGGTGAGTTACGACGACGAAGCGAAAGCGCAATTGCAGCAACCCCAGAGCCAGGAGATTTTGCGACAATTTCTCGCAACGAGTGACCCCCAGCAACTAGAGGAGGCCCAGGCGCTGGTGCAAAACGTCATGCAGACCTGTGGGGTGAAAAAAGTCCAGGTGATGAAAACGCTACGGGCGGCGCTCATGGGAACCTTGCATGGGCCAGATTTGCTTCAGTCTTGGTTGATCCTGGCGCAGCGAGGTTTTGCGCAATCACGATTACGGGCGGCCTTGTCGTTGACTCCCGCCTAGCTCCGCGATGAAATTTTCCATCATCACGCCCTGTTACAATGCAGCAGCTTCCTTGCCAGAAACAATTGAGTCCGTCCTGCAACAAACAGCAGTGCGCTCTGGCCAAGTGGAATTGGAATACTGGATTTGTGATGGGGGTTCGACGGATGGGACGTTGGAATTGCTAAAGAATTACAACCATCCAGCATTGCGAATTCATTCCGCGCCCGACCAGGGGATGTATGATGCGTTGGCCCAAGGTCTATCCCAAGCCACCGGTGATGTGATAGCTTACATCAATGCTGGCGATTTTTATTACCCCCAGGCGTTTGCCGTTGTCGCCCAGATGATTGCCACCGGACAGGTGGATTGGCTCACCGGTTATCGCGTGATCTATAACCAGTTTTCCCAAGTAATTCAAGTGGATTTGCCCTATCCCTATCGCCGGGAATTGTTTGCCTACGGTTTGTACAACCAAGCCTGGTGTCGGGTGCAACAGGAATCCACGTTTTGGACGCGGAAAGTGAACCGGCAAATTGATGTTGAACGGCTGAAAACGTGGCGGTATGCTGGGGATTATTTTCTGTGGATGCAGTTAGCTCGGGTGACGGATTTGCAGGTGGTGCAGAGTTATTTAGGCGGTTTCAAGCGCCATCCAGGCCAGTTGTCCCAACGGCGGGATTTGTACAACCAGGAGGTGGCTCGCATGACCCAACCGGCACCTTTGTGGGCCAAACTCATCCATGCGTGGGACTATGGCTGCTGGCGTTGGCGCAAAAACTATCCGGGGGTTTGGCGGTTTGACCCTAAGATAGATCAATGGCGTCGGTTTTAGGTATCCATGAGTCGGGGAACGCTGTTTGATAAAGTCTGGGCCGAGCACGAAGTGGCCACCCTGCCGTCTGGACAAACGCAACTATTTATCGCTTTGCATTTGATCCACGAAGTGACCAGCCCCCAGGCGTTTGCCATGCTGCGGGAGCGGGGGTTGTCGGTCATGTTTCCGGAGCGGACGGTGGCGACAGTGGACCACATCGTGCCAACGGACCAACGCCAGCGCCCTTTCCTGGACCCCCTGGCAGAAGAAATGATTGAAACGCTGGAGAGAAACTGCAAAGACTTTGGCATTAAGTTATACAACATTGGGTCGGGGAATCAGGGAATTGTGCATGTGATTGCGCCCGAGTTGGGACTAACCCGACCGGGAATGACGATTGCCTGTGGGGATAGTCACACGTCCACTCACGGGGCGTTTGGGACGATTGCGTTCGGGATTGGCACCTCGCAGGTGCGGGATGTCTTGGCGACGCAAACCCTGGCGGTGAATAAACTCAAGGTGCGCAAGATTCAGGTGGATGGGCCACTGGCGCGAGGGGTCTATGCCAAGGACGTGATTTTGCACATCATTCGCACGCTGGGGGTGAAAGCCGGGGTGGGCTATGCCTACGAATACAGCGGCAGCACCATCCACGCTATGAACATGGAGGAGCGGATGACGATTTGCAATATGTCCATTGAAGGTGGGGCCCGCTGTGGGTATGTGAACCCTGACCAGGTGACGTATGACTATTTGCGGGAACGGCCCCTGCGACCGGCGGATTGGGAAGCTGCCGTTTCCTATTGGCAACAGTTCGCCAGCGACCCCGATGCGGAATACGACGATGTGGTGCAGTTTCAGGCGGAAAACATTGCGCCAACGGTGACCTGGGGCATTACGCCGGGCCAAGGAATTGGGGTGGACGAGCGCATTCCCAAACTCGAGGACTTGCCGCCGTCGGAACGGGAGTTGGCCCAGGAAGCCTACGCATACATGGGAGTGACGCCGGGACAACCGATTGCCGGGATGCCAGTAGATGTGTGTTTCATCGGCAGTTGCACCAACGGGCGGATTACGGATTTGCGGGAAGCGGCTAAGGTGGCCCAGGGGCGACGGGTGCATCCAGGCGTCAAAGCGTTTGTGGTGCCAGGCTCCGAAGCGGTCAAACGCCAGGCGGAAGCGGAAGGACTCCATGAGATTTTCCTGGCAGCAGGGTTTGAGTGGCGCTCGCCAGGGTGTTCGATGTGCTTGGCGATGAACCCCGATAAGTTGCAGGGGCGGCAAATCAGCGCGTCGTCGTCCAACCGCAATTTCAAGGGACGGCAAGGGTCAGCGACAGGACGCACGTTACTCATGAGTCCGGCGATGGTGGCGGCGGCAGCGGTGACAGGCCGGGTGACAGATGTGCGGGAGTTGCTATGAATTTCCTGTACGAGACGGACTTTTATGCGTGGACCCAGGCGCAAGCGCAAGCCCTAGCTGAGCGGGATGTCACTAAGCTAGACTGGCCCCATTTGCAGGAGGAAATCGCCGCATTGGGCCGGCAGGAGTATCGAGAACTAGTTAGCCGACTCACCGTTCTCATCGGTCACCTGCTGAAATGGCAATACCAACCAGAGTGCCGTTCCCGCGGTTGGTTTTTGACGATTCGGGAGCAACGCCGGGCCATTCGACGTCATTTACGACGCAATCCCAGTCTCCAAGCTCTGGCAGATGAAGCCATGACGGATGCCTTTGAAGCAGGGGTGGACCTAGCGTTGCGAGAAACAGATTTGCCTCTGCGTACCTTTCCCGAACAATGCCCTTACGCCTTCCTGCAAGTGCTGGCGGATGACTTTCTCTGCGATACGCGCGCCGATTGGCCCTAGCACCTAGCTCACTCGGAAGGCCCATTGTTAGAAAAATCAAGGGCAGGGCTGCGCTCTGCAGGCATAGATAGTTCAGCTACAGTTACATGCCGGCGTCTCGAACTAGGCGGGATTGAAAGGGTCCTGCGAGCGGCTCTGGGGACGGGTTTTGTGTTAAATTAACTGGAAACAGGGTCGCTCGATGAGACTCACAAGTAAGCAGAGCAAAGCACTGGCGAATCTAAGTAAAGCGGGCGTTGTTAACGCTTTTTTTCGCATTTCTGCCACTGCTGATGGTCGTTACGCAACGGTGGAGCGTGACTTCTCTGCTAGCGGCCCCGTCTTTGTGAGCAATGACGACTTGATACTTCTCGAGGGTCGATTGCGGAGTGCAGTCGGCGAACGGGCACGGGAAAACCATGCTCCCAAAGCAGTTGGAATGTTTATGCTGAGAGTGCCCGAAAAGAAGCTCGAAGCAATTATCTTAGTTGCCCGACCAAAAGTAGCACAAGAAATCTCAGAACCCTTAGAAGCAGATTGGACAGCACTAATAGATGCAGGTGTGCAGCGATTAACTATAAAGTTCCTCTATCCGTTGACCGAGATCGAAGAAATCGAAGCAACGGAGGGACCTCCCCCTATAGCCATTCAAGTCGAACCGAGCGACCGCCAGTGTGACCTAGAGGCCACAGAGCCGCTACTTTCCCAGGCGATGGAATGGGGTCGTAAGCAGCTTGAAAAATTGGCCAGCGAACCAACTAACCTGAAACTACTCCTATCGAGCAAAGGTTCCCTGGAGCTATGGCTTGATGTGGCTCTCAAACAGGTTGGCATTCGCTTGCTTTCTGAAGACCTTGAGCTGGTAGTGGACAGCAATTTCACCCTTGAGACCAGTCGTTAGTCTGTCAGGGCCTGAACCAGCCTGGGGTCCCTAGGTTGCTTGAGCTAGCTCTCGTTTTTGGGTGGGTTCATAAGTATCCAGTTGAATTAACTCAATTTTGTACCCTGTCGGGTCCTCTACAAAGGCAATCACCGTGGAGCCGTGTTTCATTGGGCCAGGCTCGCGCACCACTTTCCCGCCCTTGGCCTTGATGTGTTCACAGGTGGCGTAAATGTCCTCAACCCCTAGGGCAATATGGCCAAAGCCATTGCCCAAGTCGTAGTTGCTTTGCCCCCAGTTGTAGGTCAGTTCAATCACAGCTTCCTGGGCTTCATCCCCGTAACCCAAATACGCCAGCGTAAATTGACCGTCGGGATAATCCTGCCGCCGCAACAGTTTCATCCCTAAAACTTCGGTATAAAACTTGATGGACGCTTCCAGGTCGCTAACGCGGAGCATGGTGTGCAGGATGCGCATGGACGTTCTCCCCCTAAACCGGACTCACCCCTATTATGGTGATTAGAAAGAGATAGTGGTTAATAGTTGCGCGTCCCCCAGCGGCGGCGTGACACCGGCAGAAAAGACAATGCACCGGTCTTGAGCAGTCAGGGGCACCTGCACCGGCGGTTGCGTCGTAAATTCCACCACAGCCAGCACTCGCAAAATCGCATCCAAATGGCCTAGCCCGCGTCCCCAACTGGTCCGGGCATCCGTTGTCACCAGGGCCACTGGATATCCCTTCTCCAGTAAATCCCGTGCCAAACCCGCACAGGTGGCAACCCCTTGTTCCCCGCGCTGGGGTTCCATGCCGGCTGGAGCGACGTTATAGAAGTACAACGTCAAAGCGTCTGTCTCCTGGCGCTCCAAATCTCGGACAAGCCACCTATCCCGCCGCGCCGAGACTTTCCAGTGAATCCGCCGCACATCGTCTCCCACCCGAAAATCCCGCAACGCTAAGAACTCACCTTCCCCACCCGCCCGCGCCTGGGGACGTTCTCCTTGACCCACCAGCGCCAAAGAACGCAACGGCGGCGGTTGCCCTAGGGACGGATAGACCAGTACCGTAACAGGCGCCTGAATCACTCGCACCTTGCAGAACAAATCGAAGGGAAAGCGGGTGCTCAACTCATAGCCTGCAATCGTCCACCACCCACGCCGGGGAAAGGTTAAACGGTACGTCCCTTCCACTGTCTGGCCCGGGTCAATCCGCAGAAAATAATTGGCTGGGGCTGTCACTCCTTCACCGAGCCGGTCGGTAATGCTGATGGAAAAGGTGGGAATCCGGCGCTTGCGATTGTGGACCCTGAGAATCACTAGCGTTGGCACGCCCGCAAATATCTGGCTGGGAAAGACCCGTTCCACCGCCAGCCCCTTCATCACTTCTTCGGATAGGACGCCGCTGGCGATGATCAAACTCAGCAGCATTCCCAGCAACAGGTAGAGCAAGTTGTTGCCCGTGTTAAATGCCCCAATGCTCACCAGGACCGTAATTGTGGTGAAAATACCACCAACCCGGGTGAAGGTAAAGCGCCGGGGCAGCCGCTGAAACCAATCTCGGGAAAACACCTATTTCTTTTTAGTAGGTTTAGGGGTTTTAGCGGTAGGCTTGGTGTCCTTGGTCGCTTTGGTCTCCGGTTTCTTCTCGGGCTGGGCTTTGGTTGCCGGAGCTGGCGGTTTGGTGTACTTGCGCATGAACCGCTCTACCCGCCCTTCGGTGTCCACAATTTTTTGGGTGCCGGTGTAAAAGGGGTGATTGCCCGACCAAATTTCCACGTGCAACTGGGGTTTGGTCGAACCCACCGTCATCACCACCTTCCCCTCGCAGTAAACGGGCGCTTCAGGATACCACTCAGGATGGATACCAGGCTTGGGCATGGGAACCGCCTCCTTCAACGGCAATATCTTAACGCTTGGAGTACTGGGGCGCCTTGCGGGCTTTCTTCAACCCATACTTACGGCGTTCTTTCGCGCGGGGGTCACGGGTGAGATAGCCTTCGGCTTTGAGGGGTTGCCGATTATCCGGGTCCAACTGGCACAATGCCCGCGCCACCCCCAACCGAATCGCTTCCGCCTGGCCGGTTAACCCGCCGCCGTGGGCATTCACTAGCACGTCGTACTCGTTCTCCAGACCCAGCGTTTCCAACGGCGCCTTGATCGCGGCCAAGCACGTCGGCATCCCCTTGAGATATTCTTGCGCATCCCGGTCGTTAATCACCACCCTACCCGTGCCCGGACACAGCCGCACCCGTGCTACCGCCGTTTTCCGCCGTCCTGTACCCCAATAGGTCACCCGTTGCGCCGTCGCCATGGCTTACGCTTCCTCCAGTCGAATTTCCTGCGGTTGCTGGGCGTGATGGGGAT is a genomic window of Gloeomargarita sp. SKYB120 containing:
- a CDS encoding DUF29 domain-containing protein, with protein sequence MNFLYETDFYAWTQAQAQALAERDVTKLDWPHLQEEIAALGRQEYRELVSRLTVLIGHLLKWQYQPECRSRGWFLTIREQRRAIRRHLRRNPSLQALADEAMTDAFEAGVDLALRETDLPLRTFPEQCPYAFLQVLADDFLCDTRADWP
- the rpsI gene encoding 30S ribosomal protein S9, which produces MATAQRVTYWGTGRRKTAVARVRLCPGTGRVVINDRDAQEYLKGMPTCLAAIKAPLETLGLENEYDVLVNAHGGGLTGQAEAIRLGVARALCQLDPDNRQPLKAEGYLTRDPRAKERRKYGLKKARKAPQYSKR
- the rpmE gene encoding 50S ribosomal protein L31 yields the protein MPKPGIHPEWYPEAPVYCEGKVVMTVGSTKPQLHVEIWSGNHPFYTGTQKIVDTEGRVERFMRKYTKPPAPATKAQPEKKPETKATKDTKPTAKTPKPTKKK
- the gltX gene encoding glutamate--tRNA ligase — its product is MTVRVRIAPSPTGNLHIGTARTALFNWLFARHHGGEFILRMEDTDRERSRPEFAENIISGLKWLGLDWDIGPIWQTQRLHRYQEVIAQLLAQGFAYRSYETEEELAAMRAAQEAQKLAPRYNNQHRHLTPEQEAAFQAQGRKPVIRFKIDDEREIVWHDLIRGEMRWRGSDLGGDMVIARADGQPLYNFAVVVDDVDMQITHVIRGEDHLANTAKQILIYEALGAPIPAFAHTPLILNPEGRKLSKRDGVTSISEFRQMGYVAPALVNYMALLGWSPPEGKELLTLQEMVPLFSLERVNKAGSKFDWDKLNWINSHYLHQMSPAQLVAELVPFWQEAGYAVEPERDQPWLEQVAALIGPSLATLKDGVALARFYMTEQVSYDDEAKAQLQQPQSQEILRQFLATSDPQQLEEAQALVQNVMQTCGVKKVQVMKTLRAALMGTLHGPDLLQSWLILAQRGFAQSRLRAALSLTPA
- a CDS encoding DUF58 domain-containing protein, producing MSIGAFNTGNNLLYLLLGMLLSLIIASGVLSEEVMKGLAVERVFPSQIFAGVPTLVILRVHNRKRRIPTFSISITDRLGEGVTAPANYFLRIDPGQTVEGTYRLTFPRRGWWTIAGYELSTRFPFDLFCKVRVIQAPVTVLVYPSLGQPPPLRSLALVGQGERPQARAGGEGEFLALRDFRVGDDVRRIHWKVSARRDRWLVRDLERQETDALTLYFYNVAPAGMEPQRGEQGVATCAGLARDLLEKGYPVALVTTDARTSWGRGLGHLDAILRVLAVVEFTTQPPVQVPLTAQDRCIVFSAGVTPPLGDAQLLTTISF
- a CDS encoding Fe(3+) ABC transporter substrate-binding protein, with product MGISRRDVLLGGASLVTVTTIGRFTAYQPALAQRGVVNVYSSRHYDSDKELFRRFTQATGIRVNVLEGKDDELIERIRSEGRNSPADVLFTVDAGRLWRAQQAGLFRPVDSPILTRSIPASLREPGNHWFGFTRRARVIMFNKDRVKPGDISTYEELADPRWRGQVLIRSSRNIYNQSLVGALIRHLGQARTERWARGIAENLARPPQGGDTDQIRAAAAGVGALAVSNTYYLIRLLKSPNPADREAGQKMGIIFPNQNSWGTHVNISGAGVIVSAPNSRNAVRFLEFLASREAQDVLARGNNEYPAVAGVPIDPVLASFGTFKQDPINASVFGRNNELALKITDRAGWA
- a CDS encoding glycosyltransferase yields the protein MKFSIITPCYNAAASLPETIESVLQQTAVRSGQVELEYWICDGGSTDGTLELLKNYNHPALRIHSAPDQGMYDALAQGLSQATGDVIAYINAGDFYYPQAFAVVAQMIATGQVDWLTGYRVIYNQFSQVIQVDLPYPYRRELFAYGLYNQAWCRVQQESTFWTRKVNRQIDVERLKTWRYAGDYFLWMQLARVTDLQVVQSYLGGFKRHPGQLSQRRDLYNQEVARMTQPAPLWAKLIHAWDYGCWRWRKNYPGVWRFDPKIDQWRRF
- the leuC gene encoding 3-isopropylmalate dehydratase large subunit, producing the protein MSRGTLFDKVWAEHEVATLPSGQTQLFIALHLIHEVTSPQAFAMLRERGLSVMFPERTVATVDHIVPTDQRQRPFLDPLAEEMIETLERNCKDFGIKLYNIGSGNQGIVHVIAPELGLTRPGMTIACGDSHTSTHGAFGTIAFGIGTSQVRDVLATQTLAVNKLKVRKIQVDGPLARGVYAKDVILHIIRTLGVKAGVGYAYEYSGSTIHAMNMEERMTICNMSIEGGARCGYVNPDQVTYDYLRERPLRPADWEAAVSYWQQFASDPDAEYDDVVQFQAENIAPTVTWGITPGQGIGVDERIPKLEDLPPSERELAQEAYAYMGVTPGQPIAGMPVDVCFIGSCTNGRITDLREAAKVAQGRRVHPGVKAFVVPGSEAVKRQAEAEGLHEIFLAAGFEWRSPGCSMCLAMNPDKLQGRQISASSSNRNFKGRQGSATGRTLLMSPAMVAAAAVTGRVTDVRELL
- the glgP gene encoding alpha-glucan family phosphorylase, with translation MKLLDPLTTIRDRLPNVLQPLATLAFNYWWTWSGQQLRLFAPIDQQLWEACHHNPVLFLQKVSQERLDEAATDPDYVQLVQNVAARFEAYMQPRTCPLAPHITPQQPVAYFCAEFGIHESLPLYAGGLGVLAGDHLKSASDMGLPMVGIGLLYRQGYFRQRLNRQGWQEDYYVDNQFQEMPLELVREPDGRPLTVMVEVRGRHVVAQVWRVRVGRSDLYLMDSDVPVNDPIDRWLTAHLYGGNQETRIAQEILLGIGGVRLLDKLGLQPAVYHLNEGHAAFALLELARLEMQRTGQSFYAVEDRVRQKSVFTTHTPVPAGHDAFSPDLMDSFFATYWPQLHLSREQFLALGARRLGDPWEPFNMTVLALRLTRAANGVSQLHGEVSRQMWSILYPDRPVEQVPIGAITNGVHAPTWTAPLFGDLFRTYVHPEWEAHVTEPEIWERVEQIPDAELWQRHQLLKQRLISYTRSRLFASRQQRGEPLEQLEAIAHWLDPQALTIGFARRFSAYKRAYLIIRDPDRAKRILTNPERPVQLIFAGKAHPADEEGKRIIQRLLEWCRDPDLQKRVAFIEDYDMHTARCLIQGVDLWLNNPRRPLEASGTSGQKVCFNGGINFSVLDGWWCEGYVPGVNGWAIGEDLHTSNQELQDKQDSESLYHLLETEIVPMYYERDEAGLPRRWIQRMKASIRTNAPRFNTDRMVRDYIQYIYAPSRELAVSGSWRG
- the gloA gene encoding lactoylglutathione lyase, which gives rise to MRILHTMLRVSDLEASIKFYTEVLGMKLLRRQDYPDGQFTLAYLGYGDEAQEAVIELTYNWGQSNYDLGNGFGHIALGVEDIYATCEHIKAKGGKVVREPGPMKHGSTVIAFVEDPTGYKIELIQLDTYEPTQKRELAQAT